One stretch of Hemitrygon akajei chromosome 18, sHemAka1.3, whole genome shotgun sequence DNA includes these proteins:
- the stat3 gene encoding signal transducer and activator of transcription 3 isoform X3: protein MEIARIIARCLWEEARLLQVAASVSQQPGQSPHHSSVVTEKQQILEHNLQDVRKRVQDLEHKIKVLENLQDDFDFNYKTLKSQGDVQDLNGNSQAATRQKMAQLEQMLTALDQMRRQIVTDLAALLSTVEFVQKTLMDEELADWKRRQQVACIGGPPNICLDRLENWITSLAESQLQTRQQIKKLEELQQKVSYKGDPIVHHRPVLEERIVELFRSLIKSAFVVERQPCMPMHPDRPLVIKTGVQFTTKVRLLVKFPELNYQLKIKVAIDKDSGDGSALRGSRKFNILGTNTKVMNMEESNNGSLSAEFKHLTLREQRCGNGGRASSDASLIVTEELHLITFETEVYHQGLKIDLETSSLPVVVISNICQMPNAWASILWYNMLTNNPKQNVNFFTKPPVATWDQVAEILSWQFSSTTKRGLNMEQLGTLAEKLLGPGVTYSGCQITWAKFCKENMPGKAFSFWVWLDNIIDLVKKFILSLWNDGYIMGFISKERERALLNVKPPGTFLLRFSESNKEGGITFTWVEKDINGKTQIQSVEPYTKQQLTNMSFADIIISYKIMDATNILVSPLVYLYPDIPKEEAFGKYCCSEPPEAIDPNDPETFAYLKRKFICVTPTNSGNTSDLFPMSPRTLDSLMHCGSNNEGNEQGAAGGLESITLDMEFGTECAASPM from the exons GATCTTGAACACAAGATTAAAGTTTTGGAAAACCTACAGGATGATTTTGATTTCAACTACAAGACCTTAAAGAGCCAAGGAG ATGTGCAAGATTTAAATGGGAATTCACAAGCGGCGACAAGGCAGAAGATGGCACAGTTGGAGCAGATGTTGACTGCTTTAGATCAGATGAGAAGG CAAATAGTCACTGACTTAGCTGCCCTGCTGTCTACTGTGGAGTTTGTGCAGAAGACATTAATGGATGAAGAACTGGCTGACTGGAAAAGGCGGCAACAAGTAGCATGTATAGGAGGTCCCCCCAACATCTGCCTTGACCGTCTTGAGAACTG GATTACATCTTTGGCCGAGTCTCAGCTTCAGACACGACAACAGattaaaaagctggaagaactgcAGCAAAAGGTTTCGTACAAAGGTGATCCTATTGTTCACCACAGACCTGTGCTGGAAGAGAGGATTGTTGAATTATTTAGGAGCTTAATTAAAAG TGCTTTTGTTGTGGAGAGACAGCCTTGCATGCCAATGCATCCAGATCGTCCCCTAGTGATCAAGACAGGTGTGCAATTCACGACTAAAGTGAG GTTGCTGGTTAAATTTCCTGAATTAAATTATCAGCTAAAGATAAAGGTTGCCATTGACAA GGATTCTGGAGACGGTTCTGCACTGAGGGG ATCACGGAAATTCAACATACTGGGAACCAATACAAAAGTTATGAATATGGAAGAATCAAACAATGGAAGCCTTTCAGCAGAATTTAAGCATTTG acACTGAGAGAGCAGAGGTGTGGAAATGGAGGAAGAGCAAGTAGTGAT GCTTCCCTCATCGTTACTGAAGAGCTACATCTGATAACTTTTGAGACAGAAGTTTACCATCAAGGACTTAAAATTGATTTGGAG ACCTCTTCACTGCCAGTTGTTGTAATCTCTAACATCTGCCAGATGCCAAATGCTTGGGCCTCAATCCTTTGGTACAATATGTTAACCAATAATCCAAAG CAGAATGTGAACTTTTTCACAAAACCTCCAGTTGCTACATGGGACCAAGTAGCAGAGATTTTGAGCTGGCAATTCTCTTCCACCACAAAAAGAGGACTCAATATGGAACAGCTGGGAACATTGGCTGAGAAGCTACTTG GTCCTGGTGTCACCTATTCTGGGTGCCAAATCACCTGGGCAAAATTCTGTAAA GAAAATATGCCTGGCAAAGCATTTTCATTCTGGGTGTGGCTGGACAACATTATAGACTTGGTGAAGAAATTCATTCTTTCTCTCTGGAATGATGG ATATATCATGGGTTTCATAAGTAAAGAGCGAGAGAGAGCCTTGCTGAACGTGAAACCCCCAGGCACATTCCTCCTTCGTTTTAGTGAGAGCAACAAGGAAGGGGGTATCACATTTACTTGGGTGGAAAAGGATATCAATG GAAAAACCCAAATCCAGTCTGTGGAGCCATATACCAAGCAACAGCTGACCAACATGTCCTTTGCTGACATTATCATAAGCTACAAGATCATGGATGCCACCAACATTCTCGTGTCACCGCTGGTGTATTTATATCCTGACATTCCAAAAGAAGAGGCATTTGGAAAATATTGCTGCAGTGAACCTCCAGAAGCTattgatcccaatgatccag AAACATTTGCATACCTGAAGAGAAAATTCATTTGTGTGACGCC AACAAATTCTGGTAACACCAGTGACTTGTTTCCAATGTCTCCTCGCACGCTGGACTCGTTAATGCATTGTGGGAGCAACAATGAGGGAAATGAACAAGGAGCAGCAGGTGGCCTTG AATCCATCACTCTGGACATGGAATTTGGCACAGAGTGTGCTGCCTCTCCAATGTAA